The Candidatus Omnitrophota bacterium genomic interval AATACTTAGAAGCTTACCTTTACTGTTGCAACTACATCTGTTGCCGTTGCGTCGGCACTTGTCACGTTAGTTCTTTCGTCCCTAACTTTGTAGACTTCGCCAGGCACGAAGAAACCGGCGACGAGATTGAAGCTCACGTCTTCCGTATAGTCCCAAGTCGCTCCCAGGTCAAGTTCTGTTCCGACATATCCGCCCGACTTCGCCATGCTGGCGCGATATGCATACTGGTTCCAGAACATGTTCAGGTTACCAGTCAGCTTTAAGCTATCCATCGGCTGTAAAGAGCCGCTGAATATCATCTGATACTGGTTCTGGAATGAATTATCGGCGCTGTTATAATAATTCGTCCCATCAAAAGGATACGTTGATGAGAAGTAGTATCTGCCGATAAATTCACGGATCAATGAGTCGGTCTTACCTCTGAACATCGGATCCCAACCGTGATACTGGCCGCTACCGGGACCCATTCCCATCTCTTCCGCCTCATGACCTGAATACCAAATAAACTCTGCGCCGAGTTTCGGCTTCCACGCCCACTTATCAGTGAAATATCTGCATTCGCCACCGATATCGAGAGCGCCCGCAACTCTGCTTCTGTTATTGGCCTGTAGCGAGTTTCTCGTGTAACTACCAAACTGACCGGCAAATTCAGCATACAAAGTAACGATGTCTATAGGATCAAAGCTGCCTCTTAAACCAAGCGTATTAACATCGTTGCTTCCGTTTGGATCAACCCAATTAAACGGCTGAACCTGCTTGTCTCTTTTGTAGAACCAATAACCTTCGGCTTCTCCCTTGTAAGCATCGAACTTATAACCAACGTTCGCGCCCCAAAGGTCAAGACCGTCATCGGCTCTGATGTCGTTCTGCCATATTCTTGAATAGACCGCTGTTAAAGTCCACGGATCAAAATCAAGAACGGCTTTAATCGAATCAAACGCGTTCTGTGCGCTATATTCCGGAGCGCTTATAGGCTGAGGATAACCCGCTACGCCGTAGAAATTAGCATTTCTTACCCTCTGGTTCGCGCCAACTATGAAACCTTTACCGAACCATAGATTCTGACGACCAACTGTCACTGTCAGCGGTGAATATAGGAAGTTCTTCAAGGTAACATACGCCAACTCTAAATCAACCGCAAACTCGTTAGGATCATCGGCATAACCGGTTCCGCCGTATGTGCCGGCGTTTTGATGACCATAACCGCCCGAACCTATGGTGCTAATCGGCGTAGTGGCCTGAGTCATACCATGATTTTTAGCAGCGTTCCAATCTCTCTGGTTCAATAGCCTGATGCAAGTGGATACGTTATCTGTAAGATCCGCATCTATCTGCAATTCGGTAGTTGACATGAACCACTGAGTGTTTGACCTGTCAGTGCCTTCACGAGTATTGGCGCCGCCAGCAGTACCGTTAGCCTGAATATTTTCGTTCGGCGAACTATTGAGTGCCTGACTTCCGTAAAGATTATCTCTCCAGAAACCGCGAATAGCTAAATCTCCGCTTACTTTCACGTTCTGGGTCTCGGCATAGGCGCCGGTCGCAGCAAGAATCGCGACTAAAGCTACTACGCTCAAAACTTTTAAAAACTTCATTGCTCCTCCTTCGTATGAACTATTTATTTATGTTTGAAACTCTATATTTGATCACGCGAGATCTTTTCTCGCCGTATATATTATAACCTGCTTTTTAATCTACGCTATCCACGTTTTGACGGCCTTGGGCTTTTTTATTTCATCCCCCCTTCTTCGCCAAGATTTAAGTCGTCTATGGATGCATAGGCGTACTGATACTGATAAAAGTATATCATACAACTAACTTTTGTCAAGGGAATTTGACTTTTTATTCCTAACGTGCTGATTTTATGCGGGTTACGATATCTTGTGAGGTGGAAAATATTGACTTTATTTCGCTTGAATCAAGACCAAGTGAGGTTAGGAATTTTTGGGCGTCTTCATCTGAGATAAGATTGTCTGGAGAATGAGAGTCTGTGTTTAACACCAATTTTGCCTTGTTTAGCTTGGCAAGCGCATACACATGGCCGTTTGTGGATAAATGGCTCTTGCGCGTCGTTATCTCGAGCGCCACTCCCCTCTTCGCGGCAAGCATAACATCTTCTTCGGTGATGTTACCCGGATGCGATACTATGTCGCAGCCCGCTTCTATCGCGCATCTATTCGTTCCGGGAATGACCGGCTCCATCACGGTCTCTCCATGAACCACAATAACTTTCGCGCCATTTTTTCTGGCGAACTTTACGAGCTGCGGGATCTCTTTTAGAGGTGCGTGTGTTATTTCGACACCGGGTATCACGAATATGTCCCAGTCTTTATTTAAGACTTTTGAGACTTTCACAATTCGCGGCAGGACAAAATCTATATTGGATGAGTCCACATGATCCGTAAGCGCTATAGCGGTGTAACCTTTAACAAGCGCTCGCCTCACGAGCTCACTCGGCAAGAGTTCCCCATCAGATAAAAGTGTATGAGTGTGCAGATCTATCATATTTTGTTGTGGCGCCCCTGGCCCGAGTCGAACGGGCGACACCAGGTTTAGGAAACCTGTGCTCTATCCATCTGAGCTACAGGGGCTTTTACTTCAATAGTATGTCGCCGTTTGGGCGGATTATCGCTTTAGCAATATTCGTCTTTTATTAAAGACGTGACCTCGTAGCCCTTGAGTTTCTCGCGGCCTTTTAGCGGAATCAGTTCTATTACAAACGCTATGCCTGCAACAATACCACCGGAATTTTCGATCAACTCCGTGACCGCCTTGACAGTTCCACCTGTGGCCAATAAATCATCAACCACCAAAACACGGTCACCTCTTTTTATCGCGTCCTGGTGCATCTCTAAAGTATCTGTGCCATACTCAAGATCGTAAGTGACGGCCTTTGTCTTGTACGGAAGTTTTCCTTTTTTTCTGACAGGTACGAGGCCTACTCCTAATTTATACGCGACAGCCGCGCCAAAGAAAAAACCCCGAGCCTCAACGCTTACCACGGTGTCTATCTTCTTATCTATGTATTGAGCGACTATTTTGTCCACAGCTTCTTTGAACGCCCTGGCCTCTTTTAATAGAGTAGTTATGTCCTTGAATATTATCCCTTTTTTCGGAAAGTCGGGTATATCCCGTATCGATTTTTTTAAGTCTATCATCATGACACCTTGACCTTCTCCCTGCGAAACATCTGCGGCCCCTCTTTTTCCTGCTGCTGCATCATCTCGCGTATCTTCTTCATCGCGGCGCCTTCTATCTGCCTGACTCTTTCCCGCGTAATACCAAAATGCTTCGCGGTGTCCCTCAATGTATGCGGAACACCGTCTTTCAGGCCGAACCTTAAAGAAAGGATCTTTCTCTCGCGCTTGGACATCTTACCCAGTAACCCCTTTATCCTCTCGCTCATCAGAAAATTAGATAGGCCATCCACAGCAGAAACAATATTTTCATCCTCTATCAGGTTCATGAACTCCGTGGTCCCCTCTTCGCCTATGGGAGCATTGAGACTTGAAGTGCCTGTAGTCATCTTGCTTAAGAGCTTTACTCTTTTTATCGGTAGCCTCAT includes:
- a CDS encoding alginate export family protein, which codes for MKFLKVLSVVALVAILAATGAYAETQNVKVSGDLAIRGFWRDNLYGSQALNSSPNENIQANGTAGGANTREGTDRSNTQWFMSTTELQIDADLTDNVSTCIRLLNQRDWNAAKNHGMTQATTPISTIGSGGYGHQNAGTYGGTGYADDPNEFAVDLELAYVTLKNFLYSPLTVTVGRQNLWFGKGFIVGANQRVRNANFYGVAGYPQPISAPEYSAQNAFDSIKAVLDFDPWTLTAVYSRIWQNDIRADDGLDLWGANVGYKFDAYKGEAEGYWFYKRDKQVQPFNWVDPNGSNDVNTLGLRGSFDPIDIVTLYAEFAGQFGSYTRNSLQANNRSRVAGALDIGGECRYFTDKWAWKPKLGAEFIWYSGHEAEEMGMGPGSGQYHGWDPMFRGKTDSLIREFIGRYYFSSTYPFDGTNYYNSADNSFQNQYQMIFSGSLQPMDSLKLTGNLNMFWNQYAYRASMAKSGGYVGTELDLGATWDYTEDVSFNLVAGFFVPGEVYKVRDERTNVTSADATATDVVATVKVSF
- a CDS encoding histidinol phosphate phosphatase domain-containing protein, with amino-acid sequence MIDLHTHTLLSDGELLPSELVRRALVKGYTAIALTDHVDSSNIDFVLPRIVKVSKVLNKDWDIFVIPGVEITHAPLKEIPQLVKFARKNGAKVIVVHGETVMEPVIPGTNRCAIEAGCDIVSHPGNITEEDVMLAAKRGVALEITTRKSHLSTNGHVYALAKLNKAKLVLNTDSHSPDNLISDEDAQKFLTSLGLDSSEIKSIFSTSQDIVTRIKSAR
- a CDS encoding adenine phosphoribosyltransferase, which encodes MDLKKSIRDIPDFPKKGIIFKDITTLLKEARAFKEAVDKIVAQYIDKKIDTVVSVEARGFFFGAAVAYKLGVGLVPVRKKGKLPYKTKAVTYDLEYGTDTLEMHQDAIKRGDRVLVVDDLLATGGTVKAVTELIENSGGIVAGIAFVIELIPLKGREKLKGYEVTSLIKDEYC